One window of Microcoleus vaginatus PCC 9802 genomic DNA carries:
- a CDS encoding DNA-binding response regulator, with translation MRVLLVEDEPDLGKAIDRTLKQEKYIVDWALDGNEAWEYLDSHWTQYTLAIFDWLLPGLSGLELLRKLRAKNSALPVLMLTAKDRMEDKVAGLDAGADDYLVKPFGMAELLARLRALQRRSPQIQPQQLQVGNLVLDCGNRTACHLDSHGTNQIISLTNKEFQLLEYFMKHPNQIITTDQIRTQLWEASADTFSNVVAAQVRLLRRKLESVGGANLIETVHGVGYRMRH, from the coding sequence ATGAGAGTTTTGCTAGTTGAAGATGAGCCAGATTTAGGGAAAGCGATCGATCGAACCTTAAAGCAGGAAAAATATATAGTTGATTGGGCCCTAGATGGCAATGAAGCTTGGGAATATTTAGACAGTCACTGGACGCAATACACCCTCGCTATTTTTGACTGGTTGCTACCAGGATTGTCAGGATTGGAACTGCTGCGGAAATTGCGTGCTAAAAATAGCGCACTGCCCGTTTTGATGCTGACCGCAAAAGACCGTATGGAAGATAAAGTTGCGGGACTAGATGCAGGGGCTGACGATTATTTAGTTAAACCGTTTGGGATGGCGGAACTGTTAGCAAGATTGCGGGCTTTGCAAAGGCGATCGCCCCAAATTCAACCGCAACAGCTACAGGTAGGTAATCTCGTTCTCGACTGCGGAAATCGCACTGCTTGTCATCTCGATTCCCACGGCACAAATCAGATAATTTCGCTGACCAACAAAGAGTTTCAACTACTAGAATACTTTATGAAACATCCCAACCAAATTATCACCACTGACCAAATTCGGACTCAACTATGGGAGGCGAGTGCAGATACCTTTAGCAATGTGGTAGCAGCTCAAGTGCGCTTGCTGCGGCGCAAACTTGAGTCGGTTGGCGGCGCGAATTTAATTGAAACCGTTCACGGCGTCGGATACCGCATGAGACATTAA
- a CDS encoding copper oxidase encodes MTDLSDRPAIKKAGRWSRRQLLQLGIAGAGVAGGAIALQNLTRKPTSVARIPPIPADALTVSNINPMQIARDFDYGTVTRENGRTVREFRLEANTSIVQLNSAVTFNTWNVNNRVPGPTLRATEGDRIRVIFYNKAGHSHSLHFHGVHTSEMDGVKPVKNGSVFIYEFDANPYGLHLYHCHIEPVTRHIGKGLYGMFIIDPPKPRPPADEIMLIMGGYDVNDDETNELYAFNGLPNYYMNNPIPIYKNQLIRLYVLNLIEYEPAVTFHLHANFFDVYRTGMTLTPSERTDVITMGVAERHILEFTYGYAGKFMFHPHQDAIAEAGCMGVFEVIT; translated from the coding sequence ATGACAGATTTATCCGATCGTCCCGCTATTAAAAAGGCTGGGCGCTGGAGTCGCCGCCAACTGCTACAGCTAGGAATAGCTGGGGCTGGGGTAGCGGGCGGCGCGATCGCACTTCAAAACTTGACTCGCAAACCGACATCAGTCGCGAGAATACCGCCCATCCCCGCAGATGCACTCACCGTCAGCAATATCAACCCGATGCAAATTGCGCGGGATTTTGATTACGGCACGGTGACGCGCGAAAATGGGCGCACGGTTCGGGAATTTCGCTTGGAAGCTAATACTTCGATCGTCCAACTTAATAGCGCCGTCACTTTCAACACCTGGAACGTCAACAATCGCGTGCCGGGGCCGACATTGAGGGCAACAGAGGGCGATCGTATCCGCGTCATTTTTTATAACAAAGCCGGACATTCTCATTCGCTGCACTTTCACGGCGTTCATACCAGCGAAATGGATGGCGTTAAACCAGTGAAAAACGGTTCTGTATTTATTTATGAATTCGATGCCAATCCTTACGGATTGCATCTATATCACTGCCATATTGAACCCGTAACTCGCCATATAGGTAAAGGACTCTATGGAATGTTCATCATCGATCCGCCAAAACCCCGTCCCCCCGCTGATGAAATCATGCTAATCATGGGAGGATACGACGTAAACGACGACGAAACAAACGAACTCTACGCTTTTAACGGCTTGCCTAATTATTACATGAACAACCCCATACCTATTTACAAAAATCAGCTAATTCGGCTGTACGTTCTCAACCTAATTGAGTACGAACCTGCCGTAACATTCCACTTGCACGCAAACTTTTTTGACGTATATCGCACGGGAATGACTTTGACTCCCAGTGAAAGAACCGATGTAATCACAATGGGAGTAGCTGAACGGCATATTTTAGAATTTACCTACGGCTACGCTGGAAAATTTATGTTTCATCCCCATCAAGATGCGATCGCCGAAGCTGGCTGCATGGGTGTATTTGAAGTCATCACTTAA
- a CDS encoding non-ribosomal peptide synthetase has product MKTIDEFLSELRCLDVKLWNEGDRLRYKAPKETLTPALLQELKERKAEILAFLHKANAATSSNLSPILPVPRDGNLPLSFAQQRLWLLAQLEPDSPAYNIPAAFSLIGLLNETALSQSLSEIVRRHEVLRTTFPSVDGQPKQVISLDTALTLPIIDLRKLSPDQRLSKAQRLATEEAQQPFDLATGPLFRVQLLRLEEAEYMLLVTMHHIVYDGWSYDIFLRELAALYDAFSSGKPSPLSELPIQYADFAHWQREWLQVEVLESQRDYWKQQLSGNLPILQLPTDYPRPPVQTYQGGYQSLELPNNLTQALKALSQQERVTLFMTLLAAFQTFLYRYTGQEDIIVGTPIAGRNQVEAEGLIGFFVNTLALRTYLSGNPTFQELLGRVREVALGAYAHQDLPFEKLVEELQPERDRSRTPLFQVMFVLQNTPSSALELPGLTVNSLNIDSGTAKFDLTLFIMETAQGLRASLEYNTDLFNAATITRMLGNFQTLLEGMVANPQQRLSDLPLLTAAEQHQLLVEWNNTQTDYPSNTCIHHLFEAQAEQTPNAVAAVLGSEQLTYRELNHRANQLAHHLQGLGVGPETCVGICVDRSLDILVGLLGILKAGAAYLPLDPAYPQERLTFMLEDAQVPVLLTQQPQVEKLPSHRAKVVCLDTDWEAINRESRENPISSVTADNLAYVMYTSGSTGRPKGVSVIHRGVVRLVKGANYANLAAEEVFLQLAPISFDASTLEIWGSLLNGARLVIFPPHTPSLEELGQVIQQYQITTLWLTAGLFHLMVDERLEDLKPLRQLLAGGDVLSVPHVQKFLQKIGDCKLINGYGPTENTTFTCCYPITEPDQLGNSVPIGRPITNTQVYLLDSHLQPVPMGVPGELYIGGDGLARGYLNRPDLTEEKFLQNPFSDEPGTRLYKTNDLARYLPNGNIEFLGRIDNQVKIRGFRIELGEIEAVLAQHPTVKETVVTARKDISGNKSLVAYIVSHQEQASTIDELRRFLKQKLPDYMVPGAFVLLEALPLTPNGKVDRRALPAPDQIRKEPEETFVAPRNELELQLTQIWEKVLGVHPISVKDNFFDLGGHSMLAARLFAQIEKKLGRNLPLANLFQAPTIEELARIFSQEDHSSEQKKSTMQLESASNLLNQSGTASPCSSLIVIQPKGSKPPLFCIHVLGRGLKFYRPLVNHLGLEQPLYGLAAQIMDKKYAPPNRVEDLAAHYIKEMRILQPDGPYFLAGVSFGGSVAFEMAQQLVAQGQKVALLALLDTHTSEALKQISSTELLSAHWSNFLQLGPTYVLKKAKDNVKGKIQRFNDKLNHSLNEIGCKFYIGIGRPLPKDLQDFTFQQENIQASRNYVPQVYPGQVVLFRSTDQIIGVSSYADPLLGWGELAAGGLEFHEVPGTHLGMLQEPHVQVLAEKLKACLDKAQAETHL; this is encoded by the coding sequence ATGAAAACGATTGATGAGTTTTTGTCTGAGCTTCGCTGTCTAGACGTGAAGCTATGGAACGAAGGCGATCGCTTGCGTTATAAAGCTCCCAAAGAAACACTGACACCCGCTCTGCTGCAAGAGCTAAAAGAGCGCAAAGCAGAAATCCTCGCATTTCTGCACAAGGCTAATGCTGCCACCAGTTCCAATCTTTCTCCGATATTGCCTGTCCCAAGGGATGGAAACCTCCCCCTCTCATTTGCCCAGCAGCGTCTCTGGTTGCTCGCTCAATTGGAACCAGACAGCCCTGCCTATAACATTCCCGCTGCCTTTAGCTTAATCGGTTTACTCAACGAAACCGCACTCTCGCAGAGCCTGAGTGAAATTGTCCGACGCCATGAAGTCCTCAGAACCACTTTTCCATCGGTGGATGGGCAACCAAAGCAAGTCATCTCGCTAGATACAGCTTTAACACTGCCAATAATAGACCTGAGAAAACTTTCTCCAGACCAGCGGCTTTCTAAAGCTCAACGCCTTGCCACCGAGGAGGCTCAACAACCCTTCGACCTAGCTACTGGACCATTGTTTCGCGTCCAACTTCTGCGCCTAGAAGAAGCGGAATATATGCTGCTCGTGACTATGCACCACATTGTTTACGACGGCTGGTCTTACGATATTTTCTTACGGGAACTGGCAGCGCTTTACGACGCCTTCTCCAGTGGCAAGCCCTCACCCCTCTCCGAACTGCCCATCCAATATGCTGACTTTGCCCACTGGCAGCGCGAGTGGCTACAGGTTGAAGTCCTAGAGTCTCAGCGGGACTACTGGAAACAGCAGCTAAGTGGCAACCTCCCCATACTACAACTGCCCACTGACTACCCGCGCCCACCAGTTCAGACCTATCAGGGTGGGTACCAATCTCTGGAATTACCCAACAACCTAACCCAGGCACTCAAAGCCCTGAGCCAGCAGGAGCGGGTCACTCTGTTCATGACCCTGTTAGCAGCATTCCAGACATTCCTCTACCGATATACCGGGCAAGAAGACATTATCGTAGGGACTCCCATCGCCGGTCGCAACCAAGTGGAAGCCGAGGGTCTGATTGGATTTTTTGTTAATACCCTAGCTCTGCGTACCTACCTCAGTGGCAACCCAACTTTCCAAGAACTGCTAGGTCGAGTGCGCGAGGTTGCTTTAGGAGCCTATGCCCACCAAGACCTACCTTTTGAAAAGCTCGTAGAAGAACTACAGCCCGAACGAGACCGAAGCCGCACGCCGCTGTTCCAGGTGATGTTCGTTCTACAGAACACTCCAAGCTCAGCCTTGGAGTTACCAGGTTTGACCGTCAACTCCCTGAATATTGACAGTGGAACGGCGAAATTCGATCTAACCCTATTCATAATGGAGACGGCGCAAGGACTGAGAGCCTCGTTGGAATACAACACCGACCTCTTCAATGCCGCCACCATTACTCGGATGCTGGGGAATTTCCAGACCTTACTCGAAGGCATGGTCGCCAACCCTCAACAGCGTCTCTCAGACTTACCGCTGTTGACAGCAGCCGAACAACATCAGTTGCTGGTGGAGTGGAATAACACCCAAACAGATTACCCAAGTAACACCTGTATTCATCACTTATTTGAAGCCCAAGCCGAGCAAACTCCTAACGCTGTTGCCGCAGTCTTGGGAAGCGAGCAACTTACCTACCGAGAGCTAAATCACCGTGCCAATCAATTAGCACACCACCTGCAAGGGCTGGGGGTAGGACCAGAGACATGCGTGGGGATTTGTGTAGATCGATCGCTAGATATATTAGTAGGACTCCTAGGCATCCTCAAAGCCGGTGCAGCCTACTTACCCCTAGACCCGGCATATCCGCAAGAGCGTCTCACCTTCATGCTGGAGGATGCCCAAGTCCCAGTCCTATTGACCCAACAGCCGCAGGTTGAGAAACTTCCCTCACATCGAGCCAAAGTAGTCTGCCTAGACACTGACTGGGAGGCCATTAACCGAGAGAGCCGGGAAAACCCCATTAGCAGCGTGACGGCTGACAACCTAGCCTATGTAATGTATACCTCCGGTTCTACAGGCAGACCCAAAGGTGTTAGCGTCATCCATCGAGGTGTAGTGCGGTTAGTCAAAGGAGCCAACTATGCCAACCTAGCAGCAGAAGAAGTCTTCCTACAGCTAGCTCCCATCTCCTTCGACGCCTCAACATTAGAAATTTGGGGCAGCCTACTTAACGGTGCGCGGCTGGTGATATTTCCCCCCCATACGCCATCCTTGGAAGAGTTGGGACAAGTTATCCAGCAATACCAAATCACAACTCTGTGGCTCACAGCGGGTCTGTTTCACCTAATGGTGGATGAGCGACTGGAGGATTTAAAGCCCTTGCGTCAACTCTTGGCTGGTGGTGATGTTTTATCTGTTCCCCATGTCCAGAAATTTCTCCAAAAAATAGGAGACTGTAAGCTAATCAACGGTTATGGTCCAACCGAGAACACGACCTTCACCTGCTGCTACCCAATAACAGAGCCTGACCAACTCGGTAACTCCGTCCCCATTGGACGCCCCATTACCAATACCCAGGTTTATCTGTTGGATAGCCACCTACAGCCTGTCCCCATGGGAGTTCCCGGCGAGTTGTACATCGGCGGCGACGGCTTAGCCCGAGGCTACCTCAACCGCCCAGACTTGACCGAAGAGAAATTTCTCCAAAACCCTTTTAGTGATGAACCAGGAACACGCCTCTATAAAACCAATGACCTAGCCCGTTACCTCCCCAATGGCAACATCGAGTTTCTCGGTCGCATCGATAATCAGGTGAAAATTCGCGGCTTTCGCATCGAACTGGGAGAAATTGAAGCGGTGCTGGCACAACACCCTACTGTAAAAGAAACCGTAGTCACAGCTAGAAAAGATATCTCCGGCAACAAAAGCTTAGTCGCCTACATCGTTTCCCACCAAGAGCAAGCATCCACAATCGATGAACTGCGCCGCTTCCTCAAGCAGAAACTGCCCGACTATATGGTGCCTGGAGCTTTCGTACTTCTAGAGGCTTTGCCCCTGACTCCCAACGGCAAAGTAGACCGCCGCGCCTTACCAGCACCCGACCAAATCAGGAAAGAGCCAGAAGAAACCTTTGTAGCTCCCCGCAATGAATTAGAACTCCAGCTCACACAGATTTGGGAAAAAGTTTTAGGTGTCCACCCCATCAGCGTGAAAGACAACTTTTTTGACTTGGGAGGACACTCCATGCTGGCTGCACGCCTATTCGCACAAATCGAGAAGAAATTGGGCAGAAATCTCCCTCTGGCTAACCTCTTCCAAGCACCGACTATTGAGGAACTAGCTAGGATTTTCAGCCAAGAAGACCATAGCTCAGAACAGAAGAAATCAACAATGCAGCTTGAGAGTGCATCTAACCTTCTGAATCAGTCTGGAACGGCATCACCTTGTTCCTCACTGATAGTGATTCAACCTAAGGGTTCCAAACCGCCTCTGTTCTGTATCCATGTGCTTGGCAGAGGTCTCAAATTCTACCGCCCTTTGGTAAATCATTTGGGTCTAGAACAACCCCTTTATGGACTAGCCGCACAAATTATGGATAAAAAATATGCTCCCCCGAATCGGGTTGAGGACTTAGCCGCTCACTATATAAAAGAAATGCGGATTCTTCAGCCCGATGGGCCTTATTTTCTGGCTGGCGTATCTTTTGGGGGCAGTGTAGCCTTCGAGATGGCTCAGCAGCTAGTCGCGCAAGGTCAAAAGGTAGCTCTACTAGCCTTATTGGATACACACACTTCAGAGGCACTCAAACAAATATCAAGCACAGAGCTCCTCTCTGCTCACTGGAGTAACTTTTTACAACTCGGACCAACATATGTTTTAAAGAAGGCGAAGGATAACGTGAAGGGAAAAATCCAGAGGTTCAACGATAAGCTTAATCATAGCCTCAACGAGATTGGCTGCAAGTTTTACATAGGTATCGGACGACCCTTGCCTAAGGATCTTCAAGACTTCACTTTTCAACAGGAAAACATTCAGGCATCAAGAAACTATGTACCGCAAGTCTACCCTGGTCAAGTAGTCCTCTTCCGGTCTACAGATCAGATTATCGGTGTAAGCTCTTACGCAGATCCTCTATTGGGCTGGGGCGAACTTGCTGCTGGAGGATTAGAATTCCATGAAGTTCCTGGTACGCACCTTGGTATGTTACAAGAACCTCATGTACAGGTGCTAGCCGAAAAATTGAAAGCTTGCTTAGATAAGGCTCAGGCAGAAACTCATTTGTGA
- a CDS encoding FTR1 family iron permease, translating to MTFSEALPTFVITLREGVEAALVVGIVLACLKKSGQSYLSPWVFAGVGVGLIASALIGVLFGWTIQILSASNQPFAPIMESLLEAIFGVIAIAMLSWMLIWMTKQARFMKAEVEGAVSAALTQNSHAGWGVFSLVFIAVLREGFETVLFVVAKFQQGIIPAIGALAGILSATGLGVLLFKWGVKINIRLFFKYMGILLLFIVAGLVVSTLGLFDSGMNILSQTNRESAALCFYYERFTKIHSCILGPMVWNTSQLLPEDKFPGLLLSALFGYTDKLYVVQAIAYFVFLITVGGIYFQSLAGRVFFPFKKTQASK from the coding sequence ATGACTTTTAGCGAAGCATTGCCCACATTTGTAATTACTCTCCGCGAAGGAGTCGAAGCCGCCTTAGTTGTCGGAATTGTTCTCGCTTGCCTCAAAAAGTCGGGACAAAGTTATTTAAGCCCTTGGGTTTTCGCCGGTGTTGGCGTTGGACTTATTGCCAGCGCTTTGATAGGGGTACTTTTCGGCTGGACTATTCAAATTTTGTCCGCATCCAATCAGCCTTTTGCACCGATTATGGAGTCGCTGCTAGAGGCAATCTTTGGGGTTATAGCAATAGCAATGCTGAGCTGGATGCTGATTTGGATGACCAAGCAAGCGCGATTTATGAAAGCCGAAGTCGAAGGCGCTGTGAGTGCCGCCTTAACGCAAAACTCTCATGCCGGTTGGGGCGTATTTAGTTTAGTTTTTATTGCCGTTTTGCGCGAAGGGTTTGAAACTGTTTTGTTTGTCGTCGCCAAGTTTCAACAAGGGATTATTCCGGCAATTGGCGCTTTGGCAGGCATTCTCTCAGCCACCGGACTTGGTGTCCTGCTGTTTAAATGGGGAGTCAAAATTAATATCCGCCTGTTTTTCAAATATATGGGCATTTTATTGCTCTTCATTGTAGCAGGCTTAGTGGTATCTACTTTGGGACTTTTTGACAGCGGGATGAATATTTTATCGCAAACAAATCGCGAATCAGCAGCACTGTGTTTCTATTACGAAAGATTTACTAAAATCCACTCTTGCATTCTCGGGCCGATGGTCTGGAATACGTCGCAACTGCTTCCCGAAGACAAGTTTCCAGGTTTGTTGTTGAGTGCGCTGTTTGGCTACACGGATAAGCTCTATGTCGTGCAGGCGATCGCTTATTTCGTCTTTTTAATTACCGTCGGTGGCATCTACTTCCAAAGTTTGGCAGGTCGAGTGTTTTTCCCATTCAAAAAAACCCAGGCAAGTAAATAG
- a CDS encoding helix-hairpin-helix domain-containing protein encodes MFSTFRLLPTVTATAILVALAGCASPTTSNTDSTTSPAATASPASTSGHSGHHGGKGGININTAILSELDKLEAKLGVPALSNKIQASRPYGKVEELVSKNVITQAQFDQIKDLVTIENVVLTGEPKDVDYMTKLGLMKGHLIVAQELLDQGKPDQAEPHIGHPVEEIYADVEDQLNERKIPEFKATLIKLQDLVKAGAKDPAQVKAEFTTSMQAVDGAIAALPETQRKDPKFVLQVINGLLDTANSEYGAAVANGKISAIIEYQDSRGFVMYAESLYKDIAAQVAKTSPEIDKAIVANMNELKANWPTAIAPAAPVKTTEQVNQLVKTIESDSQKVVKPAS; translated from the coding sequence ATGTTCTCCACATTTCGTTTATTACCTACAGTCACTGCTACAGCCATCCTCGTTGCTCTTGCTGGTTGCGCTTCCCCCACAACCAGCAACACCGACAGCACCACCTCACCCGCTGCCACAGCCAGTCCCGCATCCACAAGCGGTCACAGCGGGCATCACGGCGGCAAAGGCGGCATCAACATCAATACTGCCATTCTTTCAGAGTTAGATAAACTCGAAGCCAAGTTAGGAGTGCCGGCCCTTTCTAACAAAATTCAAGCCAGCCGCCCTTACGGAAAAGTCGAAGAATTGGTTTCCAAAAATGTCATTACTCAAGCGCAATTCGACCAAATCAAAGACTTGGTAACTATTGAAAATGTGGTGCTGACAGGCGAACCCAAAGATGTAGACTACATGACTAAACTTGGCTTGATGAAAGGGCATCTTATCGTAGCCCAAGAACTCTTGGATCAAGGCAAACCAGACCAGGCAGAACCGCACATCGGGCATCCAGTCGAAGAAATTTATGCCGATGTGGAAGATCAGCTAAACGAGCGTAAAATTCCTGAATTTAAGGCTACTTTAATTAAATTGCAGGATTTAGTTAAAGCGGGTGCAAAAGATCCGGCTCAAGTCAAGGCGGAATTTACCACATCAATGCAAGCAGTTGATGGAGCAATTGCCGCCCTTCCCGAAACGCAGCGAAAAGATCCGAAGTTCGTGCTGCAAGTGATTAACGGCTTGCTGGATACAGCTAATTCCGAATACGGAGCGGCAGTTGCTAACGGCAAAATTTCCGCAATTATTGAATATCAAGATTCGCGGGGTTTTGTCATGTACGCGGAAAGCCTGTACAAAGATATTGCCGCTCAAGTGGCTAAAACTAGCCCGGAAATTGACAAAGCAATTGTTGCCAACATGAATGAACTTAAGGCAAATTGGCCAACTGCGATCGCACCCGCCGCCCCCGTAAAAACCACCGAGCAAGTCAACCAGCTAGTTAAAACGATCGAAAGCGACAGCCAAAAAGTTGTCAAACCCGCATCTTAA